The Xenopus laevis strain J_2021 chromosome 5L, Xenopus_laevis_v10.1, whole genome shotgun sequence genome has a segment encoding these proteins:
- the chrna2.L gene encoding neuronal acetylcholine receptor subunit alpha-2, whose product MKNCVGGTLSVRHVLCWIVACTAVSCMERTRTHAEERLFKRLFTGYNRWSRPVPNTSDVVIVKFGLSIAQLIDVDEKNQMMTTNVWLKQEWNDYKLRWNPADYDNVTSIRVPSEMIWIPDIVLYNNADGEFAITHMTKAHLFHNGRVKWVPPAIYKSSCSIDVTFFPFDQQSCKMKFGSWTYDKAWLDLESMERNVDLKDYWESGEWAIVNAVGKYNSKKYDCCTEIYPDITYYFIIRRLPLFYTINLIIPCLLISCLTVLVFYLPSDCGEKITLCISVLLSLTVFLLLITEIIPSTSLVIPLIGEYLLFTMIFVTLSIVITVFVLNVHHRSPSTHKMPLWVRSVFLDHIPRWLFMKRPPAPVEEVISQYDTPELKLSTSKYWMETNVDDKWGEPEAELQSCHVRHTTTHNQSLQYRYDYNHHVSGGQSQTPRHNSTETAESSFLLSPSVLKALEGVHYIANHLRAEDADFSVKEDWKYVAMVIDRIFLWMFIIVCLLGTVGLFLPPFLAGMI is encoded by the exons TGTCGTGCATGGAGAGAACAAGAACGCACGCGGAGGAGCGACTCTTCAAACGTCTGTTCACTGGCTACAACCGGTGGTCCAGGCCCGTCCCAAATACCTCGGATGTCGTCATTGTCAAATTTGGCTTATCTATTGCTCAGCTGATAGATGTG GATGAAAAGAACCAGATGATGACAACAAATGTCTGGCTGAAACAG GAGTGGAATGATTACAAACTGCGGTGGAACCCAGCTGACTACGACAATGTAACCTCAATCCGAGTACCTTCGGAGATGATCTGGATTCCTGACATTGTACTATATAATAA TGCAGACGGGGAGTTTGCAATAACACACATGACTAAAGCTCATTTATTCCACAACGGGAGAGTGAAGTGGGTGCCTCCAGCCATCTACAAAAGCTCCTGCAGCATCGACGTCACCTTCTTTCCCTTTGACCAGCAGAGCTGTAAGATGAAGTTCGGCTCGTGGACTTACGATAAAGCTTGGCTTGACTTGGAGAGCATGGAGAGGAACGTGGACCTTAAGGACTATTGGGAGAGTGGAGAGTGGGCCATAGTCAATGCAGTTGGAAAGTACAATTCTAAAAAATATGACTGTTGCACTGAAATCTACCCGGATATCACTTATTACTTTATCATCCGGAGGTTACCTTTGTTCTACACCATCAACTTAATCATCCCCTGCCTTCTAATTTCTTGCCTTACTGTGCTGGTCTTTTACCTTCCATCAGACTGTGGGGAAAAGATTACTCTCTGCATCTCAGTTCTTCTCTCATTGACTGTCTTCCTCTTGCTTATAACAGAAATCATCCCTTCCACCTCGCTGGTTATCCCATTAATTGGGGAGTACCTCCTCTTCACTATGATATTTGTCACTCTCTCCATTGTTATCACGGTCTTTGTGCTTAATGTCCACCATCGATCCCCTAGTACTCACAAGATGCCACTTTGGGTACGTTCTGTGTTTCTGGATCATATACCCAGGTGGCTGTTTATGAAGCGGCCTCCTGCCCCGGTGGAAGAAGTAATTAGCCAATATGACACACCAGAACTCAAGCTCAGCACATCCAAGTATTGGATGGAAACCAATGTGGATGACAAGTGGGGGGAGCCAGAAGCAGAGCTTCAATCTTGCCACGTTCGTCACACGACCACCCATAACCAAAGCCTCCAATATCGATATGATTATAATCATCATGTCTCCGGGGGGCAAAGTCAGACTCCTCGTCATAATAGCACAGAAACAGCCGAATCCAGTTTCTTGTTGTCTCCAAGTGTCTTGAAAGCCTTAGAAGGAGTACACTATATTGCAAATCACCTCCGGGCTGAAGACGCTGACTTCTCC gtGAAAGAGGACTGGAAGTATGTGGCAATGGTAATCGACAGAATATTCCTATGGATGTTCATCATTGTCTGTCTGCTTGGGACAGTTGGACTCTTTCTTCCCCCTTTCTTGGCGGGAATGATATAG